One region of Juglans regia cultivar Chandler chromosome 4, Walnut 2.0, whole genome shotgun sequence genomic DNA includes:
- the LOC118348204 gene encoding disease resistance protein RGA2-like: MADLASSLASSLLKKLGSLVYQELYLAWGVQSDLHKLESTISILKIVLLDAEDKQANNPMLSIWLGRLKNILYVAEDVVDELEYEALRKQAITTYGSAMAKVCHFFCSFMALSSRLKLAHKIKDIRERLDEINADKVQFNLTERHEEVHVNPLWREKTHSFIDPSTVFSRDGDKEEIKKSLMHPNPTRNLNIIAIVGLGGMGKTTLAKVVYNDESVVKHFQLRMWVCVPENFNVTRLVKDILKSAGGRVDKNSSNEDTLQTSLRELLKDKRFLLVLDDVWNENRNKWTELRDLLNGGSHGSVIVVTTRSHRVSSVLDPVYTHSVEGLSKEESLSLFVKCAFKEGEDKLYPNLLPIADEIVKKCKGVPLALKSLGGLLYSKVDESEWELVRGNEIWELEENEGGILPALQLSYNQMPIHLKRCFAYCVNFPKDYDFSNILLIEQWVAHGLIIQMSPNKKQELEDIAELYIKELMSICFFQLDLQENLFGMYSFKMHDLVHDLVLSIGHEEWSEIDSDNKDMASTVRHLSISSSSQQVSKFSNKLTNVRSIMYRNEPHVSSVEACISRFKSLRLLTIPYSDFENLPSSIGTRKHLY, from the coding sequence ATGGCTGATCTTGCCTCTAGCCTCGCCAGTAGTCTCTTGAAGAAATTAGGCTCTTTGGTTTATCAAGAGCTCTACTTGGCATGGGGTGTCCAGAGCGACCTGCATAAACTTGAGAGCACGATTTCTATCCTTAagatcgtgctcttggatgctgAAGACAAGCAAGCAAACAACCCCATGCTGAGCATCTGGCTTGGACGgcttaaaaatatcttatatgtcGCAGAGGATGTGGTAGATGAACTTGAGTACGAAGCTTTAAGGAAGCAAGCGATTACGACATATGGAAGCGCTATGGCAAAGGTATGCCATTTCTTTTGTTCATTCATGGCACTTTCATCCCGTTTAAAACTGGCTCACAAAATCAAGGACATTAGAGAGAGGTTAGATGAGATTAATGCTGATAAGGTTCAGTTTAATCTCACTGAGCGGCATGAAGAGGTGCATGTCAATCCCCTGTGGAGGGAGAAGACCCATTCCTTTATTGATCCTTCAACAGTATTCAGTAGGGATGGtgacaaagaagaaataaaaaagagtttgatgCACCCAAATCCCACTagaaatcttaatataattgcCATAGTTGGATTAGGAGGTATGGGAAAGACCACACTTGCCAAGGTTGTTTACAATGACGAATCCGTAGTTAAACATTTTCAGTTGAGAATGTGGGTTTGTGTACCTGAGAATTTTAATGTTACAAGATTGGTGAAAGACATCCTTAAATCTGCTGGTGGTAGAGTTGATAAGAATTCAAGTAATGAAGATACATTGCAGACTAGTTTGAGAGAACTTTTAAAGGATAAAAGGTTTCTACTAGTTTTAGATGATGTCTggaatgaaaatagaaataaatggaCTGAACTGAGAGATTTGCTTAATGGAGGGTCGCATGGAAGTGTCATTGTTGTAACGACACGTAGTCACAGGGTTTCTTCCGTTTTAGACCCTGTTTATACACATTCTGTAGAAGGTCtatcaaaagaagaaagtttGTCTTTGTTTGTGAAATGTGCATTCAAGGAAGGAGAAGACAAACTATATCCAAATCTCTTGCCAATTGCAGATGAAATAGTGAAAAAGTGTAAAGGGGTTCCACTGGCCCTGAAGAGTTTAGGTGGTCTACTTTATTCAAAAGTCGATGAAAGCGAGTGGGAATTGGTGAGAGGTAACGAGATTTGGgaattggaagaaaatgagggaggCATCTTACCTGCATTGCAATTGAGCTATAATCAAATGCCAATTCATTTGAAGCGATGCTTTGCTTATTGCGTTAATTTTCCAAAGGATTATGATTTCAGTAATATCCTTTTAATTGAACAATGGGTGGCACATGGATTAATCATCCAAATGTCTCCTAACAAAAAACAAGAGTTGGAAGATATTGCAGAATTGTACATTAAAGAGTTAATGTCGATATGTTTTTTCCAATTAGatcttcaagaaaatctttttggcATGTATTCCTTCAAAATGCATGATCTCGTCCATGATCTTGTACTCTCTATTGGCCATGAAGAGTGGTCGGAAATAGACTCTGACAATAAAGACATGGCCTCGACAGTTCGTCATTTGTCAATTTCATCTAGTAGCCAACAAGTTTCGAAGTTCTCAAACAAGTTAACTAATGTGAGGAGCATCATGTACCGAAACGAACCACACGTGTCCTCAGTTGAAGCATGCATCTCAAGATTCAAGTCTTTACGTCTGTTAACTATACCTTATtcagattttgagaatttgccAAGTTCCATTGGTACTCGAAAgcatttgtattaa